One window from the genome of Dermacentor silvarum isolate Dsil-2018 chromosome 7, BIME_Dsil_1.4, whole genome shotgun sequence encodes:
- the LOC119458238 gene encoding uncharacterized protein LOC119458238 isoform X2, with translation MGSVSAVMSKNSVLRAPPVIEDVNAESSGFAQSAVTTDPVQIQHPEPFPLPQVNMSEGRLVATPSGEQGVLTLGAEKGLAKSGLTVSIVVEPVDPSAAACVDDDPYTCKTPTPAEEDMVRSLIMNAELRKEEFAKLLEEHAQIVMEINKAENSLA, from the exons ATGGGTAGTGTCAGCGCCGTCATGTCCAAGAACAGCGTTCTCCGGGCACCACCGGTCATCGAGGACGTCAATGC TGAATCGAGTGGGTTTGCCCAAAGCGCTGTCACCACGGATCCCGTCCAGATTCAACACCCGGAACCGTTCCCCCTACCGCAGGTGAACATG AGCGAAGGCCGCCTAGTGGCGACACCCAGCGGCGAGCAGGGCGTCCTCACCCTGGGCGCCGAGAAAGGGCTGGCCAAGAGCGGCCTCACCGTCAGCATCGTCGTGGAGCCGGTCGATCCATCCGCGGCGGCTTGCGTCGACGATGACCCCTACA CCTGCAAAACACCCACACCTGCCGAGGAAGACATGGTCCGAAGCCTAATC ATGAACGCCGAGCTGCGTAAGGAGGAGTTTGCCAAGCTGCTCGAAGAGCACGCCCAGATCGTCATGGAGATCAACAAGGCCGAGAACAGCCTCGCATAG
- the LOC119458238 gene encoding uncharacterized protein LOC119458238 isoform X1, which produces MGSVSAVMSKNSVLRAPPVIEDVNAESSGFAQSAVTTDPVQIQHPEPFPLPQVNMQSEGRLVATPSGEQGVLTLGAEKGLAKSGLTVSIVVEPVDPSAAACVDDDPYTCKTPTPAEEDMVRSLIMNAELRKEEFAKLLEEHAQIVMEINKAENSLA; this is translated from the exons ATGGGTAGTGTCAGCGCCGTCATGTCCAAGAACAGCGTTCTCCGGGCACCACCGGTCATCGAGGACGTCAATGC TGAATCGAGTGGGTTTGCCCAAAGCGCTGTCACCACGGATCCCGTCCAGATTCAACACCCGGAACCGTTCCCCCTACCGCAGGTGAACATG CAGAGCGAAGGCCGCCTAGTGGCGACACCCAGCGGCGAGCAGGGCGTCCTCACCCTGGGCGCCGAGAAAGGGCTGGCCAAGAGCGGCCTCACCGTCAGCATCGTCGTGGAGCCGGTCGATCCATCCGCGGCGGCTTGCGTCGACGATGACCCCTACA CCTGCAAAACACCCACACCTGCCGAGGAAGACATGGTCCGAAGCCTAATC ATGAACGCCGAGCTGCGTAAGGAGGAGTTTGCCAAGCTGCTCGAAGAGCACGCCCAGATCGTCATGGAGATCAACAAGGCCGAGAACAGCCTCGCATAG
- the LOC119458238 gene encoding uncharacterized protein LOC119458238 isoform X3, protein MNATRRRAMTSLPKKLIESSGFAQSAVTTDPVQIQHPEPFPLPQVNMQSEGRLVATPSGEQGVLTLGAEKGLAKSGLTVSIVVEPVDPSAAACVDDDPYTCKTPTPAEEDMVRSLIMNAELRKEEFAKLLEEHAQIVMEINKAENSLA, encoded by the exons ATGAACGCCACCCGAAGACGCGCTATGACGTCACTACCGAAGAAGCTTAT TGAATCGAGTGGGTTTGCCCAAAGCGCTGTCACCACGGATCCCGTCCAGATTCAACACCCGGAACCGTTCCCCCTACCGCAGGTGAACATG CAGAGCGAAGGCCGCCTAGTGGCGACACCCAGCGGCGAGCAGGGCGTCCTCACCCTGGGCGCCGAGAAAGGGCTGGCCAAGAGCGGCCTCACCGTCAGCATCGTCGTGGAGCCGGTCGATCCATCCGCGGCGGCTTGCGTCGACGATGACCCCTACA CCTGCAAAACACCCACACCTGCCGAGGAAGACATGGTCCGAAGCCTAATC ATGAACGCCGAGCTGCGTAAGGAGGAGTTTGCCAAGCTGCTCGAAGAGCACGCCCAGATCGTCATGGAGATCAACAAGGCCGAGAACAGCCTCGCATAG
- the LOC119458238 gene encoding uncharacterized protein LOC119458238 isoform X4: MNATRRRAMTSLPKKLIESSGFAQSAVTTDPVQIQHPEPFPLPQVNMSEGRLVATPSGEQGVLTLGAEKGLAKSGLTVSIVVEPVDPSAAACVDDDPYTCKTPTPAEEDMVRSLIMNAELRKEEFAKLLEEHAQIVMEINKAENSLA, translated from the exons ATGAACGCCACCCGAAGACGCGCTATGACGTCACTACCGAAGAAGCTTAT TGAATCGAGTGGGTTTGCCCAAAGCGCTGTCACCACGGATCCCGTCCAGATTCAACACCCGGAACCGTTCCCCCTACCGCAGGTGAACATG AGCGAAGGCCGCCTAGTGGCGACACCCAGCGGCGAGCAGGGCGTCCTCACCCTGGGCGCCGAGAAAGGGCTGGCCAAGAGCGGCCTCACCGTCAGCATCGTCGTGGAGCCGGTCGATCCATCCGCGGCGGCTTGCGTCGACGATGACCCCTACA CCTGCAAAACACCCACACCTGCCGAGGAAGACATGGTCCGAAGCCTAATC ATGAACGCCGAGCTGCGTAAGGAGGAGTTTGCCAAGCTGCTCGAAGAGCACGCCCAGATCGTCATGGAGATCAACAAGGCCGAGAACAGCCTCGCATAG
- the LOC119458238 gene encoding uncharacterized protein LOC119458238 isoform X5, which yields MYSRRRKRRHHESSGFAQSAVTTDPVQIQHPEPFPLPQVNMQSEGRLVATPSGEQGVLTLGAEKGLAKSGLTVSIVVEPVDPSAAACVDDDPYTCKTPTPAEEDMVRSLIMNAELRKEEFAKLLEEHAQIVMEINKAENSLA from the exons ATGTACTCACGCCGACGGAAACGGCGACATCA TGAATCGAGTGGGTTTGCCCAAAGCGCTGTCACCACGGATCCCGTCCAGATTCAACACCCGGAACCGTTCCCCCTACCGCAGGTGAACATG CAGAGCGAAGGCCGCCTAGTGGCGACACCCAGCGGCGAGCAGGGCGTCCTCACCCTGGGCGCCGAGAAAGGGCTGGCCAAGAGCGGCCTCACCGTCAGCATCGTCGTGGAGCCGGTCGATCCATCCGCGGCGGCTTGCGTCGACGATGACCCCTACA CCTGCAAAACACCCACACCTGCCGAGGAAGACATGGTCCGAAGCCTAATC ATGAACGCCGAGCTGCGTAAGGAGGAGTTTGCCAAGCTGCTCGAAGAGCACGCCCAGATCGTCATGGAGATCAACAAGGCCGAGAACAGCCTCGCATAG
- the LOC119458238 gene encoding uncharacterized protein LOC119458238 isoform X6: MYSRRRKRRHHESSGFAQSAVTTDPVQIQHPEPFPLPQVNMSEGRLVATPSGEQGVLTLGAEKGLAKSGLTVSIVVEPVDPSAAACVDDDPYTCKTPTPAEEDMVRSLIMNAELRKEEFAKLLEEHAQIVMEINKAENSLA, encoded by the exons ATGTACTCACGCCGACGGAAACGGCGACATCA TGAATCGAGTGGGTTTGCCCAAAGCGCTGTCACCACGGATCCCGTCCAGATTCAACACCCGGAACCGTTCCCCCTACCGCAGGTGAACATG AGCGAAGGCCGCCTAGTGGCGACACCCAGCGGCGAGCAGGGCGTCCTCACCCTGGGCGCCGAGAAAGGGCTGGCCAAGAGCGGCCTCACCGTCAGCATCGTCGTGGAGCCGGTCGATCCATCCGCGGCGGCTTGCGTCGACGATGACCCCTACA CCTGCAAAACACCCACACCTGCCGAGGAAGACATGGTCCGAAGCCTAATC ATGAACGCCGAGCTGCGTAAGGAGGAGTTTGCCAAGCTGCTCGAAGAGCACGCCCAGATCGTCATGGAGATCAACAAGGCCGAGAACAGCCTCGCATAG
- the LOC119458238 gene encoding uncharacterized protein LOC119458238 isoform X8, whose translation MSRNESSGFAQSAVTTDPVQIQHPEPFPLPQVNMSEGRLVATPSGEQGVLTLGAEKGLAKSGLTVSIVVEPVDPSAAACVDDDPYTCKTPTPAEEDMVRSLIMNAELRKEEFAKLLEEHAQIVMEINKAENSLA comes from the exons TGAATCGAGTGGGTTTGCCCAAAGCGCTGTCACCACGGATCCCGTCCAGATTCAACACCCGGAACCGTTCCCCCTACCGCAGGTGAACATG AGCGAAGGCCGCCTAGTGGCGACACCCAGCGGCGAGCAGGGCGTCCTCACCCTGGGCGCCGAGAAAGGGCTGGCCAAGAGCGGCCTCACCGTCAGCATCGTCGTGGAGCCGGTCGATCCATCCGCGGCGGCTTGCGTCGACGATGACCCCTACA CCTGCAAAACACCCACACCTGCCGAGGAAGACATGGTCCGAAGCCTAATC ATGAACGCCGAGCTGCGTAAGGAGGAGTTTGCCAAGCTGCTCGAAGAGCACGCCCAGATCGTCATGGAGATCAACAAGGCCGAGAACAGCCTCGCATAG
- the LOC119458238 gene encoding uncharacterized protein LOC119458238 isoform X7: MSRNESSGFAQSAVTTDPVQIQHPEPFPLPQVNMQSEGRLVATPSGEQGVLTLGAEKGLAKSGLTVSIVVEPVDPSAAACVDDDPYTCKTPTPAEEDMVRSLIMNAELRKEEFAKLLEEHAQIVMEINKAENSLA; the protein is encoded by the exons TGAATCGAGTGGGTTTGCCCAAAGCGCTGTCACCACGGATCCCGTCCAGATTCAACACCCGGAACCGTTCCCCCTACCGCAGGTGAACATG CAGAGCGAAGGCCGCCTAGTGGCGACACCCAGCGGCGAGCAGGGCGTCCTCACCCTGGGCGCCGAGAAAGGGCTGGCCAAGAGCGGCCTCACCGTCAGCATCGTCGTGGAGCCGGTCGATCCATCCGCGGCGGCTTGCGTCGACGATGACCCCTACA CCTGCAAAACACCCACACCTGCCGAGGAAGACATGGTCCGAAGCCTAATC ATGAACGCCGAGCTGCGTAAGGAGGAGTTTGCCAAGCTGCTCGAAGAGCACGCCCAGATCGTCATGGAGATCAACAAGGCCGAGAACAGCCTCGCATAG